The proteins below come from a single Aegilops tauschii subsp. strangulata cultivar AL8/78 chromosome 6, Aet v6.0, whole genome shotgun sequence genomic window:
- the LOC109785193 gene encoding aldehyde dehydrogenase family 3 member F1 — MGTMEEKPALGLGSLVSSLRVVYKSGRTKDLSWRRSQLNGLIRLLTEKEEEIFDALHDDLGKHRTESFRDEVGVVVKSIKHTLQNLEKWAAPEKAPTPLVSFPATALVLPEPLGVVLIFSCWNLPLGLALEPLSGALAAGNAVVLKPSELAPATAAFLAANIPRYLDAEAVKVVLGAAEIGQELMEHRWDKVLFTGGARVGRIIMTKAAKYLTPVALELGSKCPCIVDWLDSKRDSQVAVNRIIGAKWSTCAGQACIAIDYILVEEQFAPILIELLKSTLERLFTKPEDMARILNERQFNRLCGLLEDHKVSRSIVHGGDVDPKTLSIEPTILLNPPLDSDVMTEEIFGPLLPIITVKKIEDSIEFVSSRPKPLAIYAFTTSEALKQRIVRETSSGSVTFNDAIVQYGLESIPFGGVGQSGFGQYHGKYSFEMFSHKKAVFRRSFLLEFMFRYPPWNDDSKLALLRHVFRYDYVSLFLALLGLRR; from the exons atgggaACCATGGAGGAGAAGCCGGCCCTTGGCTTGGGGAGCCTCGTGAGCAGCCTGCGAGTGGTGTACAAGAGCGGCAGGACCAAGGACCTCTCATGGAGGCGGTCGCAGCTCAACGGGCTCATCAGGCTCCTgacggagaaggaggaggagatctTCGACGCGCTCCACGACGACCTCGGCAAGCACCGGACTGAATCCTTCAGAGACGAG GTTGGTGTTGTCGTCAAGTCCATCAAGCACACGCTGCAAAACCTCGAGAAATGGGCGGCCCCTGAGAAG GCTCCTACGCCGTTGGTTTCCTTTCCGGCGACGGCGCTGGTGCTGCCGGAGCCGCTCGGGGTCGTGCTCATTTTCTCCTGCTGGAATCTCCCATTAG GCTTAGCTCTGGAGCCGCTCTCCGGTGCCTTAGCGGCTGGCAACGCCGTGGTTTTGAAACCGTCCGAGCTCGCGCCGGCCACCGCAGCATTTCTCGCTGCCAACATACCGAGATACCTTGACGCCGAGGCTGTGAAGGTCGTCTTGGGTGCAGCGGAAATTGGACAAGAGCTAATGGAGCACCGATGGGACAAAGTCCTCTTCACCG GGGGTGCCCGTGTAGGTCGCATTATCATGACAAAAGCTGCAAAGTACTTGACCCCAGTGGCGCTTGAGCTTGGCTCGAAATGCCCGTGCATTGTAGATTGGCTGGACAGCAAAAGAGACAGTCAG GTTGCCGTAAATCGCATAATAGGCGCGAAATGGTCCACTTGCGCCGGTCAAGCTTGCATAGCCATCGATTACATACTTGTGGAGGAACAGTTTGCGCCGATTCTG ATTGAGCTGCTGAAATCAACACTGGAGAGACTCTTCACGAAACCAGAGGACATGGCGCGCATTCTGAACGAGAGACAGTTCAATAGGTTATGTGGCCTCCTGGAGGATCACAAGGTGAGCCGTTCCATTGTGCATGGTGGGGACGTGGACCCAAAGACCTT gAGCATCGAGCCCACCATCCTGCTGAATCCACCACTCGACTCTGATGTCATGACAGAGGAGATTTTTGGCCCTCTCCTCCCGATCATCACG GTGAAGAAGATCGAGGACAGCATCGAGTTCGTGAGCTCCAGGCCCAAGCCGCTCGCGATCTACGCCTTCACCACGAGCGAGGCGCTGAAGCAGCGGATCGTCAGGGAGACATCGTCCGGGAGCGTCACCTTCAACGACGCGATCGTGCAGTACGGGCTGGAGAGCATCCCGTTCGGCGGCGTCGGGCAGAGCGGGTTCGGGCAGTACCACGGCAAGTACTCCTTCGAGATGTTCAGCCACAAGAAGGCGGTGTTCAGGCGAAGCTTCCTGTTGGAGTTCATGTTCAGGTACCCGCCGTGGAACGACGACAGCAAGCTCGCGTTGCTGCGGCACGTCTTCCGCTACGACTACGTGTCGCTGTTCCTCGCGCTGCTCGGCCTGAGGAGGTGA
- the LOC109785322 gene encoding UPF0481 protein At3g47200-like has product MASRRRVEESVWVADVDAALTGHDPSTEAVQWQWHCIYRVPACIKHLNLKAYQPQVVSLGPFHHGEPHLLPMDVHKRRSLLHLLRRARKPLSEFVVAVAGVAEQLEGAYQGLADDWRCGLSCEEEKRERFLEMMVTDGCFLLEVMRMASGFEVNDYAPNDPVFSSHGLLYNVPYIRRDMIMIENQLPLLVLHKLLAVETGRDENEDFINRMVQRFLTPAAWPPATGVGLALHPLDILRRSLLYGPTQTAPPAPPDYAVPDDIIRSAEELYEAGVRFKRSRTSSLLDISFHHGVLRLPAIVVDDTTEYMLLNLMAFERLHAGAGNEVTAYVFFMDNMIDTAADVALLTCRRIVHNTVGSDKAVAKLFSGMSRDVVLEPQSALDDVHRQVNAYCRKRWNRWRANLVHTYFKSPWSFLSLAAAVFLLGMTIMQTVYTVLQFYQDATTS; this is encoded by the exons ATGGCGTCTCGCCGGAGGGTTGAGGAGAGCGTGTGGGTGGCGGACGTGGACGCGGCGCTGACCGGCCATGACCCGTCGACGGAGGCGGTGCAGTGGCAGTGGCACTGCATCTACCGCGTGCCAGCGTGCATCAAGCACCTGAATCTCAAGGCCTACCAGCCGCAGGTGGTGTCCCTGGGCCCTTTCCACCACGGCGAGCCGCACCTGCTGCCCATGGACGTGCACAAGCGCCGCTCGCTCCTCCACTTGCTCCGTCGCGCGCGCAAGCCACTGTCGGAGTTCGTAGTGGCCGTGGCCGGCGTCGCGGAGCAGCTGGAGGGCGCGTACCAGGGCCTCGCCGACGACTGGCGCTGCGGCCTCAGCTGCGAGgaggagaagagggagaggtTCCTCGAGATGATGGTCACCGACGGGTGCTTCCTGCTGGAGGTGATGAGGATGGCGTCCGGTTTCGAGGTGAACGACTACGCGCCCAACGACCCCGTCTTCAGCAGCCACGGCCTGCTCTACAACGTGCCCTACATCCGCCGCGACATGATCATGATCGAGAACCAGCTGCCGCTCCTCGTCCTCCACAAGCTCCTCGCCGTCGAGACCGGCAGAGATGAG AACGAGGACTTCATCAACCGGATGGTGCAGCGGTTTCTAACCCCGGCTGCTTGGCCTCCGGCGACCGGCGTCGGACTGGCGCTCCACCCGCTGGACATCCTCCGCCGGAGCCTGCTCTACGGCCCCACGCAGACGGCTCCCCCCGCGCCTCCGGATTACGCGGTCCCGGACGACATCATCCGGTCCGCCGAGGAGCTCTACGAGGCGGGCGTTCGGTTCAAGCGGAGCCGGACGAGCAGCCTCCTGGACATCAGCTTCCACCACGGCGTGCTCCGCTTGCCGGCCATCGTGGTCGACGACACCACGGAGTACATGCTCCTGAACCTGATGGCGTTCGAGCGGCTGCACGCCGGCGCCGGCAACGAGGTGACCGCCTACGTCTTCTTCATGGACAACATGATCGACACGGCGGCGGACGTGGCGCTGCTCACCTGCAGGCGGATCGTCCACAACACGGTGGGCAGCGACAAGGCGGTGGCGAAGCTCTTCAGCGGGATGTCCAGGGACGTGGTGCTGGAGCCGCAGAGCGCGCTGGACGACGTGCACCGCCAGGTGAACGCCTACTGCCGGAAGAGGTGGAACCGCTGGCGCGCCAACCTGGTGCACACCTACTTCAAGAGCCCCTGGTCGTtcctctccctcgccgccgcTGTCTTCCTCCTCGGCATGACCATCATGCAGACCGTCTACACCGTGCTACAGTTCTACCAGGATGCCACCACCAGCTAG